Proteins encoded within one genomic window of Triticum aestivum cultivar Chinese Spring chromosome 2D, IWGSC CS RefSeq v2.1, whole genome shotgun sequence:
- the LOC123050391 gene encoding methyltransferase-like protein 23: protein MHAVLHVDVAGRALAVVEPDGAHDPATGRALTGSWLWDSAVVLATHLASARPGTIHGATVLELGAGTGLPGIAAVACLGAARCVLTDVGPLLPGLRANAEVNGLTPAQADVRELRWGEDADLPDCELLPVDVVLMSDVFYDPEEMPAMAATLRRLWRDGTVGWAASEVRCGVQDCVDVLREHGFDVAEVDRVTRPLLRDPTQASDFAVYRVELWRPH, encoded by the coding sequence ATGCATGCGGTGCTGCACGTCGACGTGGCCGGGCGTGCCCTGGCCGTGGTGGAGCCCGACGGCGCGCACGACCCGGCCACGGGGCGGGCGCTCACCGGCTCCTGGCTCTGGGACTCCGCCGTCGTCCTCGCCACCCACCTCGCCTCGGCCAGACCCGGGACGATCCACGGCGCCACCGTTCTCGAGCTCGGCGCCGGCACCGGCCTCCCGGGCATCGCGGCCGTCGCGTGCCTCGGCGCCGCGCGCTGCGTGCTCACAGACGTGGGGCCGCTCCTGCCGGGCCTCAGGGCCAACGCCGAGGTCAACGGTCTCACGCCCGCGCAGGCCGACGTGCGGGAGCTGCGCTGGGGCGAGGACGCCGACCTGCCCGATTGCGAGCTCCTGCCCGTGGACGTGGTGCTCATGTCCGACGTGTTCTATGATCCGGAGGAGATGCCGGCGATGGCGGCCACGTTGCGCCGGCTGTGGCGGGACGGCACGGTGGGGTGGGCGGCCAGCGAGGTGCGGTGTGGCGTGCAGGATTGCGTGGACGTGCTGCGGGAGCACGGCTTCGATGTGGCCGAGGTCGACAGGGTCACCAGGCCGCTGCTGCGCGACCCCACCCAGGCCTCCGACTTCGCCGTCTATCGCGTCGAACTCTGGCGGCCTCACTAG